The genomic window GAAACAGGGTCCCTGAGCCCGCTTCGATGTTTGAAGAAGAAAGGGCTGGATATCAACATCATTAAAATATGTTCCTTTCTTTGTCGTATGTCTTTTGTGCTTCTGTTGACTACTGCTTTTCCTGCCCACCAGGTACTATGCTGTCCTGTACCCGATGGTTTACCCAATGAAGATAACGGGCAACAGAGCAGTGGTAGCTCTTGTGTACGTGTGGCTGCATTCCCTTATTGGCTGCCTCCCTCCTCTTTTCGGCTGGTCGTCTTTAGAGTTTGACCAGTTCAAGTGGATGTGTGTGGCGGCCTGGCACAAAGAGGCCGGCTACACTGCCTTTTGGCAGATCTGGTGCGCGCTGCTGCCTTTTGTGGTCATGATGATCTGCTATGGATTCATATTCCGTGTGGCGAGGATTAAGGCCCGCAAAATCCACTGTGGTAGCGTCGTCATCGTGGAGGAGGACTCGCAGAGGAACGGGAGGAAAAACTCCAGCACCTCCACGTCCTCGTCTGGCAGCCGAAGGAATGCTTTCCAAGGGGTTGTTTACTCAGCCAACCAATGCAAAGCTTTCATAACCATCGTGGTTGTCATCGGGGCTTTCGTGATTACGTGGGGGCCTTACATGGTAGTAATTACATCAGAGgcactttggggaaaaaacagtatttcccCTGCTTTGGAGACATTGGCTACATGGTTGTCCTTTTCCAGTGCCATTTGCCATCCACTAATTTATGGACTGTGGAACAAGACAGTGCGCAAGGAACTACTAGGGATGTGCTTTGGGGATCGGTATTATCGCGAGTCCTTTGTTCAGCGGCAGAGGACATCGAGGTTATTCAGCATTTCCAACAGGATCACAGGTAAGACGTGTGGCTGCAAAAGACACTCTTCCTTAATACCACTAAGCGCAAGGTttcatgtctgtgtgtgcttggCGTGTTTTGGGGCTCTCTAAAAAAAGTGGGATGTTCCTGGAGTTTTCATCGGTCTTTTGCTCAGGTTATCACTGACAGTTGAGaggagaatttctttttttttggtggttaaCATGTTTCTCCTACTCTAGTAAAATTTTCTCAGCCAGAGGAAAAACATAGTGTGAAggttaataaaaaatatttattttcttttttctcaagCATTTCCTTTTGTGTTGCCCACATTTGAGCTCTACCAGTAGTACTTTTTCTACGCTTTTTCTATGATTCCTGGCTTTATGCTACAACTCTTGAGATCCACTGAAGTTACACCAAATTCAGTTTTTAGGCTTAATGATTGTGAAGAAAAGATCATTAACAAAGTAAAACTATGTAAAAATAGAACTATTTGGTGTCTCCCCATGTTGCAGGCTGAGAGCTTCAGTTGCTCGgtttggtgttttatttttttttttttaaagtagcaaTGCAATGACATTCTGATTTTTTCATCATTTGCCTTGCCCTGTTCAGAAGCTTCCAAAAATAGAACACTTTCAAGGGATATTTCATGCCGAGGCAGGAACTGAAGTTATTTAATTGGGAAGGAAGATCTAAAATGCAGAAGGAAggtgagagcagcagggcaTCTGTTATCTTTTCGGCAGCCTGGGATTACTGGGAGAGACTGTCATCTGAATGAAAGGATTCTGCAGCTACAGCCACATCACAAGCTGCAGGAGTTTTGACAAATCTGTATCCAGGAGATGCTATGGATGAACACACTGGGAACTGGggtggaaggaaaaagacaggaaatttcttttctttccaagcaATAAGAAGCTGACAGTTTCAAGTTTATCAGGTGTATTAGCTGTAGGctgacaggaaaggaaaaaagagccccaccaaacccaaaacaaaatcTTGAAGAGAGATTCAAAGAAGGCACCTTTGTTAAAAACCTAGGATCTCTTCCCTTCTTGTTTTGAAGATTTGAAAGAAGTCAGGTGTGTCTGTGCTTTAGCCTTGCTCATAAACTTCGTTACTCACTACTGGCCTGTAACAGCTGCTGGTGGCCACCATGTTATTCTCTGTCTAGAAGGTGCCTGGCAAATATCCTCATCCCTGTGAGTGTATACACTCGCTGCTCAGCCTGTCTGGCTCATAAAATACATGTAGTTGAAACAAGAGTGGGAGGGAGAGATGGTGCAGGTAGAAAGGAGACTTTCCCTAAGGAAAGACTCCAACAATACCTGAGAGCTGCTGATGAGATTTCTAAGATGGGAAGTCCAGAAGCTGTGCACTCCGAATCAGCAAGGTAAGTTTTATAAGCAGAGTAATAAATAAAGCAGTACAGTGAGTATTACTGGAAGAGGCTTTCACTATTGCAAACCCCTGAAACATTCACAAGAGCAAAACTTTCTTGCAGATTTGGGACTATCTCCTCATCTTACTGCCCTCATGGCAGGTGGACGGCCAttaggaaacagcagcagtacAGGAGACACAGGTTTCAGCTGCTCACAGGATTCAGGTAACTAcaagtctttctttctttatttgaGCAGAAGCTTGCACTTGGCAGAACTCACTGGGATAGTCAGTATTTACACACACAGATGTCTCTTGGTGGATGAATGACATGAAGCATCTGTTCCAGCTGTTACAACAAAACTGCTGcagttgcttttttccttccttgctctCAATATATTTACTTGCAAAATGCTGTTTACAGAATGATGACCCTCCCTTGTTAATGTGTCCTGGGAACAAGACTCACTGCTTTTGTGCCCTTTTCCTTTAGTTTTCTATTGTTCTTTGGAGGCTTTCCCTGTATCCACAAGGAACAGAGCAACAATGGGCTGTGGAGAATGTGCTTCTCCTTTCTATTTTGTAAGAGACCTTGTTTTGTTCATCCTGCAATGTAAACATAAACACTTGGAATGGCTTTAGCTTATGATTTCATCACTACTTAAGATCTCTCAATTGAAGTTGtcttggaaaagggaaaaacagttCTGCCAGTAATTTTCTATCCAGAACTGTTGCTAGATTTTTGTGGCAGTTGATTCAGCTACCACTCCTTAACTACACTAGTTTAAGAGTATTTCTGCTCTAGAGACAGCAGAGGGTGATCTTCTAAAGTTCACTTGGTGTAaggggtttgtttcttttgtaaagGAAAACTGTGGAGCTGGGATTTATTTATGGCATTCTTTTACACTGGTAGTTTTATGCCTGTTGTGGGTGTTCTGCAGCTTTATGTGATAAAGGAGAACAACATCCTGGTAAACCTGCATCAGTAAAGTGGATGTTGTGTTACCCTTTTTTGAATGACAGTGAACACtttaaacaaatgaacaaactaAAGAGATAATGAGTGCTGTTAGAAGTGCCACTCTTGGTTAAAGAGGAAGTATGGTCCATAGCCTGGGGATGGATATACAGTGATGCACTGTGAAATACTGTTTCACTGGATACT from Chiroxiphia lanceolata isolate bChiLan1 chromosome 2, bChiLan1.pri, whole genome shotgun sequence includes these protein-coding regions:
- the GPR161 gene encoding G-protein coupled receptor 161, giving the protein MFLSVVLLLSAQHVLAAPALHALTMSSNSSLGNVKGLRNLTTQEDGAVRVTESIAIIVIAIFICLGNLVIVVTLYRKSYLLTLSNKFVFSLTLSNFLLSVLVLPFVVTSSIRREWIFGVVWCNFSALLYMLISSASMLTLGLIAIDRYYAVLYPMVYPMKITGNRAVVALVYVWLHSLIGCLPPLFGWSSLEFDQFKWMCVAAWHKEAGYTAFWQIWCALLPFVVMMICYGFIFRVARIKARKIHCGSVVIVEEDSQRNGRKNSSTSTSSSGSRRNAFQGVVYSANQCKAFITIVVVIGAFVITWGPYMVVITSEALWGKNSISPALETLATWLSFSSAICHPLIYGLWNKTVRKELLGMCFGDRYYRESFVQRQRTSRLFSISNRITDLGLSPHLTALMAGGRPLGNSSSTGDTGFSCSQDSGTDTMLLEDYSSDGPHAPHCICPPRRRSSVTFEDEVEQIKEAAKNSVLHVKAEVHKSLDSYATSLARAIEADVKLSLFGEDALPGALFPVRTLPGGSMNTRRGARPHASQRLKLQSIDEGNI